Proteins from one Sarcophilus harrisii chromosome 2, mSarHar1.11, whole genome shotgun sequence genomic window:
- the CGRRF1 gene encoding cell growth regulator with RING finger domain protein 1 isoform X4 — protein sequence MTETTQQQQKEKASSDGIALTPDCIEESILTCYWGCDVQELYEALQKHVYISRINTPQALEDAIYNKYIFREQHFVKKNSKEEKYCQLPDNAKIEDFGVVPRSQYPLVALLTLADEDSQGLYDIISMVTVIHIPDNKYKLSCRILYQYVLLAQGQFHDLKQLFMSANNNTPSLSKSSPGEQSTDRHLFEKAGLAEIEVEHYEENSKDCVVCQNGKVNWVLLPCRHTCLCDGCIKYFQQCPMCRQFVHEYFALCSQKEQDKESPKSEGSVTS from the exons atgactgaaacaactcaacaacaacaaaaagaaaaggcttCTTCAG atggcATAGCATTAACACCTGATTGTATAGAAGAAAGCATCCTTACTTGCTACTGGGGTTGTGATGTTCAAGAATTGTATGAAGCACTGCAGAAACATGTTTATATTTCCAGAATAAATACTCCACAAGCACTAGAAGATGctatttataacaaatatatcTTTAGAGAACAACATTT tgttaaaaagaatagcaaagaagaaaaatactgtCAATTACCAGATAATGCTAAAATTGAAGATTTTGGCGTTGTTCCTAGATCTCAATATCCACTGGTGGCACTATTAACTTTAGCTGATGAAGATTCCCAAGGACTATATGATATt ATTTCAATGGTGACTGTGATTCATATTCCTGATAACAAATACAAACTTTCCTGCAGAATATTATATCAGTATGTACTACTGGCTCAAGGTCAATTCCATGACCTTAAG cAACTTTTCATGTCTGCAAATAATAATACACCATCCTTGAGTAAATCTTCTCCAGGAGAACAAAGTACTGACAGACATTTGTTCGAAAAAGCTGGATTGGCTGAAATTGAAGTGGAGCACtatgaagaaaatagcaaagactGTGTTGTTTGCCAGAACGGAAAGGTGAATTGGGTACTCTTACCATGTAGACATACATGCTTATGTGATGGCTGTATTAAGTATTTTCAGCAGTGCCCTATGTGTAGACAATTTGTCCATGAGTATTTTGCACTTTGCAGTCAAAAAGAACAAGATAAAGAATCACCAAAAAGTGAAGGGAGTGTTACTTCTTAA
- the CGRRF1 gene encoding cell growth regulator with RING finger domain protein 1 isoform X1 has product MAAVFLVMLYEYSPLFYIAVVFTCFIVTTGLVLGWKICACSPLSWKHYQCKFQVKRKRNSHEWFGLEVPVILRNSEEIEFNTRVSKKEMKQVKNPFGLVITNPTSASITNGIALTPDCIEESILTCYWGCDVQELYEALQKHVYISRINTPQALEDAIYNKYIFREQHFVKKNSKEEKYCQLPDNAKIEDFGVVPRSQYPLVALLTLADEDSQGLYDIISMVTVIHIPDNKYKLSCRILYQYVLLAQGQFHDLKQLFMSANNNTPSLSKSSPGEQSTDRHLFEKAGLAEIEVEHYEENSKDCVVCQNGKVNWVLLPCRHTCLCDGCIKYFQQCPMCRQFVHEYFALCSQKEQDKESPKSEGSVTS; this is encoded by the exons GAAGATATGTGCTTGCTCACCACTATCATGGAAGCATTACCAATGCAAGTtccaagtaaaaagaaaaaggaattcccACGAATG gtTTGGTTTGGAGGTTCCAGTAATCCTGAGAAATTCAGAAGAGATAGAATTCAACACAAGAGTATCCAAAAAGGAGATGAAACAAGTCAAGAATCCTTTTGGTTTAGTGATCACTAATCCAACTTCAGCCTCAATCACAA atggcATAGCATTAACACCTGATTGTATAGAAGAAAGCATCCTTACTTGCTACTGGGGTTGTGATGTTCAAGAATTGTATGAAGCACTGCAGAAACATGTTTATATTTCCAGAATAAATACTCCACAAGCACTAGAAGATGctatttataacaaatatatcTTTAGAGAACAACATTT tgttaaaaagaatagcaaagaagaaaaatactgtCAATTACCAGATAATGCTAAAATTGAAGATTTTGGCGTTGTTCCTAGATCTCAATATCCACTGGTGGCACTATTAACTTTAGCTGATGAAGATTCCCAAGGACTATATGATATt ATTTCAATGGTGACTGTGATTCATATTCCTGATAACAAATACAAACTTTCCTGCAGAATATTATATCAGTATGTACTACTGGCTCAAGGTCAATTCCATGACCTTAAG cAACTTTTCATGTCTGCAAATAATAATACACCATCCTTGAGTAAATCTTCTCCAGGAGAACAAAGTACTGACAGACATTTGTTCGAAAAAGCTGGATTGGCTGAAATTGAAGTGGAGCACtatgaagaaaatagcaaagactGTGTTGTTTGCCAGAACGGAAAGGTGAATTGGGTACTCTTACCATGTAGACATACATGCTTATGTGATGGCTGTATTAAGTATTTTCAGCAGTGCCCTATGTGTAGACAATTTGTCCATGAGTATTTTGCACTTTGCAGTCAAAAAGAACAAGATAAAGAATCACCAAAAAGTGAAGGGAGTGTTACTTCTTAA
- the CGRRF1 gene encoding cell growth regulator with RING finger domain protein 1 isoform X2 has product MAAVFLVMLYEYSPLFYIAVVFTCFIVTTGLVLGWFGLEVPVILRNSEEIEFNTRVSKKEMKQVKNPFGLVITNPTSASITNGIALTPDCIEESILTCYWGCDVQELYEALQKHVYISRINTPQALEDAIYNKYIFREQHFVKKNSKEEKYCQLPDNAKIEDFGVVPRSQYPLVALLTLADEDSQGLYDIISMVTVIHIPDNKYKLSCRILYQYVLLAQGQFHDLKQLFMSANNNTPSLSKSSPGEQSTDRHLFEKAGLAEIEVEHYEENSKDCVVCQNGKVNWVLLPCRHTCLCDGCIKYFQQCPMCRQFVHEYFALCSQKEQDKESPKSEGSVTS; this is encoded by the exons gtTTGGTTTGGAGGTTCCAGTAATCCTGAGAAATTCAGAAGAGATAGAATTCAACACAAGAGTATCCAAAAAGGAGATGAAACAAGTCAAGAATCCTTTTGGTTTAGTGATCACTAATCCAACTTCAGCCTCAATCACAA atggcATAGCATTAACACCTGATTGTATAGAAGAAAGCATCCTTACTTGCTACTGGGGTTGTGATGTTCAAGAATTGTATGAAGCACTGCAGAAACATGTTTATATTTCCAGAATAAATACTCCACAAGCACTAGAAGATGctatttataacaaatatatcTTTAGAGAACAACATTT tgttaaaaagaatagcaaagaagaaaaatactgtCAATTACCAGATAATGCTAAAATTGAAGATTTTGGCGTTGTTCCTAGATCTCAATATCCACTGGTGGCACTATTAACTTTAGCTGATGAAGATTCCCAAGGACTATATGATATt ATTTCAATGGTGACTGTGATTCATATTCCTGATAACAAATACAAACTTTCCTGCAGAATATTATATCAGTATGTACTACTGGCTCAAGGTCAATTCCATGACCTTAAG cAACTTTTCATGTCTGCAAATAATAATACACCATCCTTGAGTAAATCTTCTCCAGGAGAACAAAGTACTGACAGACATTTGTTCGAAAAAGCTGGATTGGCTGAAATTGAAGTGGAGCACtatgaagaaaatagcaaagactGTGTTGTTTGCCAGAACGGAAAGGTGAATTGGGTACTCTTACCATGTAGACATACATGCTTATGTGATGGCTGTATTAAGTATTTTCAGCAGTGCCCTATGTGTAGACAATTTGTCCATGAGTATTTTGCACTTTGCAGTCAAAAAGAACAAGATAAAGAATCACCAAAAAGTGAAGGGAGTGTTACTTCTTAA
- the CGRRF1 gene encoding cell growth regulator with RING finger domain protein 1 isoform X3 produces the protein MLASYSQKNFRDTSFGFGLEVPVILRNSEEIEFNTRVSKKEMKQVKNPFGLVITNPTSASITNGIALTPDCIEESILTCYWGCDVQELYEALQKHVYISRINTPQALEDAIYNKYIFREQHFVKKNSKEEKYCQLPDNAKIEDFGVVPRSQYPLVALLTLADEDSQGLYDIISMVTVIHIPDNKYKLSCRILYQYVLLAQGQFHDLKQLFMSANNNTPSLSKSSPGEQSTDRHLFEKAGLAEIEVEHYEENSKDCVVCQNGKVNWVLLPCRHTCLCDGCIKYFQQCPMCRQFVHEYFALCSQKEQDKESPKSEGSVTS, from the exons gtTTGGTTTGGAGGTTCCAGTAATCCTGAGAAATTCAGAAGAGATAGAATTCAACACAAGAGTATCCAAAAAGGAGATGAAACAAGTCAAGAATCCTTTTGGTTTAGTGATCACTAATCCAACTTCAGCCTCAATCACAA atggcATAGCATTAACACCTGATTGTATAGAAGAAAGCATCCTTACTTGCTACTGGGGTTGTGATGTTCAAGAATTGTATGAAGCACTGCAGAAACATGTTTATATTTCCAGAATAAATACTCCACAAGCACTAGAAGATGctatttataacaaatatatcTTTAGAGAACAACATTT tgttaaaaagaatagcaaagaagaaaaatactgtCAATTACCAGATAATGCTAAAATTGAAGATTTTGGCGTTGTTCCTAGATCTCAATATCCACTGGTGGCACTATTAACTTTAGCTGATGAAGATTCCCAAGGACTATATGATATt ATTTCAATGGTGACTGTGATTCATATTCCTGATAACAAATACAAACTTTCCTGCAGAATATTATATCAGTATGTACTACTGGCTCAAGGTCAATTCCATGACCTTAAG cAACTTTTCATGTCTGCAAATAATAATACACCATCCTTGAGTAAATCTTCTCCAGGAGAACAAAGTACTGACAGACATTTGTTCGAAAAAGCTGGATTGGCTGAAATTGAAGTGGAGCACtatgaagaaaatagcaaagactGTGTTGTTTGCCAGAACGGAAAGGTGAATTGGGTACTCTTACCATGTAGACATACATGCTTATGTGATGGCTGTATTAAGTATTTTCAGCAGTGCCCTATGTGTAGACAATTTGTCCATGAGTATTTTGCACTTTGCAGTCAAAAAGAACAAGATAAAGAATCACCAAAAAGTGAAGGGAGTGTTACTTCTTAA